The Lutibacter sp. A64 genome segment AAAGCAAGTACACCAGGTTGTACAATGGAAGCCTGTAATTTAAGAGATAATTATCAATCTTTTTTAGCTAAAGGATATGATGTTTTAGGTGTAAGTGCCGATTCTGCAAAACGTCAACAAAATTTTATTAATAAAAATGAACTTCCTTTTCCGTTATTGGCAGACGAAGATAAAACTGTAATTAATGCTTTTGGTGTTTGGGGACCAAAAAAGTTTATGGGAAGAGAATATGATGGAATACATAGAACTACATTTGTTATTGATGAAAATGGAATTTTAGAAGATATAATTTCAAAAGTAAAAACAAAACAGCATACAAGTCAGATTTTAGAATAATTTGACTGTGTTTTTATAATTATAGCCTATTTATTTTTAGTAGTGTAGGGGAGAAGTGTAGTTTTAAGAAGTTGTATTTTAAATAGTTATATTTTAGTTTTTAATTAAAATTTAATATATTTGAAATGCTATGAATAAAAATCACATTTCATTTACTACAGTTATTTTAAAAAAAGTAATTCACAGAAAAAAACCTGTTTTACTTTTTACATTTAAATATGATGACAAAATAATTAACCTTTTACGTAAAAAACATTTTTTTAAATGGAGTAAAACCTTAAAAGGTTGGTATTGCAATTATACT includes the following:
- the bcp gene encoding thioredoxin-dependent thiol peroxidase, producing MTTLKVGDKAPNFEALDQQGNTIKLADYAGKKLVLFFYPKASTPGCTMEACNLRDNYQSFLAKGYDVLGVSADSAKRQQNFINKNELPFPLLADEDKTVINAFGVWGPKKFMGREYDGIHRTTFVIDENGILEDIISKVKTKQHTSQILE